From the Streptomyces syringium genome, one window contains:
- a CDS encoding SpoIIE family protein phosphatase → MWQNSPPGSLYDYIRVASFSLGPDGRIEQWSERAAELFGIDARQAVGRDPLDVFTPAVPGQRSEPAAPFLSEGGLDGREWTGLVPYRRDGQEPGLAEIYVMPTENERGERAALCVAVDVRALRAIETDIAASEAVFGQSPLGFFFFGTDLTLLRVNESFAQTFGRPAGWHRGRTPHDFLPRNEADRLTSALRQVLETGKPVSDIQLVGPVPGRSERRRWSVSLYRLHSGSGRPIGVAALATDVTGRRRAEREAAGVRRNLALLNEAGARIGNSLDLETTARELLDVAVPQFCDLASVDLYQGLLVGDEAPPGLADGSGELRRVAYASAVSGAPVDGTDKPIQVGEVHRYPFHSPCAGALRTAHVQTVPRRESEEGPELGAVVQSTLVVPMVARDTVVGLVQFARTKGSEPFGERDTALAVELAARAAVCIDNAWLYRREHERALILQRSLLPPGAPEAAGLEIAARYLPGNTATEVGGDWFDVIELPGHRTALVVGDVMGRGLRAAVAMGELRTAVRTLAMLDLEPAEVLSALDEIAHGLGTPGGKQSASRGVRGSVRAADLSEVYLATCVYAVYDPVTRRATVANAGHLPPVLVEAGRPARLLDVLPGMPLGVGGEPFEETEIELPDGALLALYTDGLVESRDHPLDEGLQAFRDALTDPARPLEEVCDHVLSALDTHHGEDDIALLMARLRGLPGTHVGDWTLPPEARSVARAREMARDMLQAWDLEDLVDTTELLVSELVTNALRYGEGEIRLRLLLDRTLVCEVWDGGLVQPRRRRARDTDEGGRGLQLVGLLSAAWGSRRTPIGKTVWFELALPDGDSPPPDAVEALLSLY, encoded by the coding sequence ATGTGGCAGAACAGTCCGCCCGGATCCCTCTACGACTACATTCGCGTGGCGTCCTTCTCCCTCGGGCCCGACGGGCGGATCGAGCAATGGAGCGAGCGCGCGGCCGAGCTCTTCGGCATAGACGCCCGGCAGGCCGTCGGCAGGGACCCCCTCGACGTGTTCACCCCCGCCGTACCGGGGCAGCGGAGCGAGCCCGCCGCCCCCTTCCTGAGCGAGGGGGGTCTCGACGGCCGCGAGTGGACCGGCCTCGTCCCCTACCGGCGCGACGGCCAGGAGCCGGGCCTTGCCGAGATCTATGTGATGCCCACCGAGAACGAGCGCGGTGAGCGGGCCGCGCTCTGTGTGGCCGTTGATGTACGAGCCCTGCGGGCGATAGAGACCGACATCGCCGCGTCGGAGGCCGTTTTCGGCCAATCTCCCCTGGGCTTCTTCTTCTTCGGTACGGATTTGACGCTTCTTCGGGTCAACGAGAGCTTCGCCCAGACCTTCGGCCGCCCGGCCGGCTGGCACCGTGGCCGTACCCCGCACGACTTCCTGCCCCGCAACGAGGCCGACCGGCTGACCTCCGCGCTGCGCCAAGTCCTCGAAACCGGCAAGCCGGTGTCGGACATTCAGCTCGTCGGGCCCGTGCCCGGGCGCAGTGAGCGCCGCCGCTGGTCGGTGTCGCTGTACCGGCTGCACAGCGGCAGCGGGCGGCCGATCGGCGTGGCCGCGCTGGCCACGGACGTCACCGGCCGCCGCCGCGCGGAGCGCGAGGCCGCGGGCGTCCGCCGGAACCTGGCGCTGCTCAACGAGGCGGGGGCGCGGATCGGCAACTCCCTGGACCTGGAGACCACGGCGCGCGAACTCCTCGACGTGGCCGTCCCGCAGTTCTGCGATCTGGCCTCCGTCGACCTCTACCAAGGCCTGCTCGTCGGCGACGAGGCGCCGCCCGGCCTCGCCGACGGCAGCGGTGAACTGCGGCGCGTCGCGTACGCCAGCGCGGTGTCCGGGGCGCCGGTCGACGGGACGGACAAGCCCATCCAGGTCGGCGAGGTGCACCGCTACCCCTTCCACTCGCCGTGCGCCGGGGCGCTGCGGACCGCGCACGTCCAGACCGTGCCGCGCCGGGAGAGCGAGGAGGGGCCGGAGCTGGGGGCGGTCGTGCAGTCGACCCTGGTCGTGCCGATGGTCGCCCGGGACACGGTCGTGGGGCTGGTGCAGTTCGCCCGGACGAAGGGCAGCGAGCCGTTCGGCGAGCGGGACACCGCGCTGGCCGTGGAGCTGGCGGCGCGCGCGGCGGTCTGCATCGACAACGCGTGGCTGTACCGGCGCGAGCACGAGCGGGCGCTGATCCTCCAGCGCAGCCTGCTGCCGCCCGGCGCCCCGGAGGCGGCCGGGCTGGAGATCGCCGCCCGCTACCTCCCCGGCAACACGGCCACCGAGGTGGGCGGCGACTGGTTCGACGTCATCGAGCTGCCCGGGCACCGCACGGCCCTCGTCGTCGGCGACGTCATGGGGCGCGGCCTGCGGGCCGCCGTCGCCATGGGCGAGCTGCGGACGGCCGTACGGACCCTCGCCATGCTCGACCTGGAGCCGGCCGAGGTGCTCTCCGCGCTGGACGAGATCGCCCACGGCCTGGGCACACCCGGCGGCAAGCAGTCCGCCTCGCGCGGGGTGCGGGGCAGCGTGCGCGCCGCCGACCTCTCCGAGGTGTACCTGGCGACGTGCGTCTACGCCGTGTACGACCCCGTGACCCGGCGGGCCACGGTCGCCAACGCCGGGCACCTGCCGCCGGTGCTGGTCGAGGCGGGCCGGCCCGCCCGGCTGCTGGACGTGCTGCCGGGCATGCCGCTCGGCGTCGGGGGCGAGCCGTTCGAGGAGACCGAGATCGAGCTGCCGGACGGCGCGCTGCTGGCCCTCTACACCGACGGCCTGGTCGAGTCCCGTGACCACCCCCTCGACGAGGGCCTCCAGGCCTTCCGCGACGCCCTCACCGACCCGGCCCGCCCGCTGGAGGAGGTCTGCGACCACGTACTGAGCGCGCTGGACACCCACCACGGCGAGGACGACATCGCGCTCCTCATGGCACGGCTGCGCGGGCTGCCCGGGACCCATGTGGGTGACTGGACGCTCCCGCCCGAGGCCCGCTCGGTGGCGCGGGCGCGCGAGATGGCCCGCGACATGCTCCAGGCGTGGGACCTCGAAGACCTGGTGGACACCACCGAGCTGCTGGTCAGCGAGCTCGTCACGAACGCCCTGCGGTACGGGGAGGGGGAGATCCGCCTCCGGCTGCTCCTGGACCGCACCCTGGTGTGCGAGGTGTGGGACGGCGGCCTCGTCCAGCCGCGCCGCCGCCGCGCCCGCGACACGGACGAGGGCGGCCGGGGCCTCCAGCTCGTCGGCCTCCTCAGCGCGGCCTGGGGCAGCCGCCGCACCCCGATCGGCAAGACGGTCTGGTTCGAACTCGCCCTCCCCGACGGCGACTCCCCGCCGCCGGACGCGGTGGAGGCCCTGCTGAGCCTGTACTGA
- a CDS encoding TPM domain-containing protein, producing MTQLSRRDGPRAAGWAVVGALLALCVLLLPPMASARADTPLDLDSPGRITDTVGALGQRRHQVEAALGRLHAEHRMRLYVTYVRDFSGRDGHDWADATADRNGLGPRDVLLAVGTHVRRYAVSAATDSGFRQDQLSEVADTAIAPAVKGHDWAGAAIGAADGYRAVLRGERVRAPVIVPGSSDPGGGLVPGNHRVWLPTVLAAGICLAGLYVCSRRAARRRAARRPPTLATSTPPGLARMAQPLTPLPELDAEAARNLVGTDDAVRTSAEELLFARAQLGVAVTRPFAEAVAYARSELADAFRLRQWLDDNPYEEEEIRRHALDEICSRCTSANRRLDAESDSFDRLRDIKVNGAGILARAEAAATALTPRLDAAEAALAALADRCADRAIDTVARHPAEARDRLAFATAALTEARDALADRDGDRAAISLRAAEAALSQARTLATAVLRRANELTGATARLHAALADAKAAPVPAGDLDLQTARATEVLAEAEREMATGRYDPGTLLRRVEESAALLDAASGMPPGRSEQRRRARLARAMPATRGEVAAARDFISTHRGAIGSRARTRLAEAERHLSLADSLAGTDGAAALRETGEADSLARQARALAEHDVGSYGTPYDPATPRPTRALGGALLGGIILAGLLPASFGGGATRGRLAG from the coding sequence GTGACGCAGCTTTCGAGGCGGGACGGGCCGAGGGCGGCAGGCTGGGCCGTCGTCGGTGCCCTCCTCGCGCTGTGCGTCCTGCTGCTCCCGCCGATGGCGTCCGCACGCGCCGACACCCCTCTCGACCTGGACTCCCCCGGGCGGATCACCGACACCGTCGGCGCCCTCGGCCAGCGCCGCCACCAGGTCGAAGCGGCTCTGGGCCGGCTGCACGCCGAGCACCGGATGCGGCTGTACGTGACCTACGTACGCGACTTCTCCGGCCGCGACGGCCACGACTGGGCGGACGCCACCGCCGACCGCAACGGCCTCGGCCCGCGCGACGTACTGCTCGCCGTCGGCACCCATGTGCGCCGCTACGCCGTCTCGGCCGCCACGGACTCCGGCTTCCGCCAGGACCAGCTCTCCGAGGTCGCCGACACCGCCATCGCTCCCGCCGTCAAGGGCCACGACTGGGCGGGCGCCGCCATCGGCGCCGCGGACGGCTACCGTGCCGTGCTGCGCGGGGAACGGGTACGGGCGCCCGTCATCGTCCCCGGCAGCAGCGACCCCGGCGGCGGCCTCGTCCCCGGCAACCACCGGGTGTGGCTGCCGACGGTCCTGGCCGCCGGGATCTGCCTGGCCGGCCTGTACGTCTGCTCCCGGCGCGCGGCCCGCCGCCGCGCCGCCCGGCGGCCACCGACCCTCGCCACGAGCACCCCGCCCGGCCTCGCCCGAATGGCCCAACCGCTGACGCCGCTGCCGGAGCTGGATGCGGAGGCCGCCCGGAACCTCGTCGGGACGGACGACGCGGTCCGCACCAGCGCCGAGGAACTCCTCTTCGCCAGGGCCCAGTTGGGGGTCGCGGTGACCCGCCCGTTCGCCGAGGCCGTGGCCTACGCGCGGAGCGAGCTGGCCGACGCCTTCCGGCTGCGGCAGTGGCTGGACGACAACCCGTACGAGGAGGAGGAGATCCGCCGCCACGCGCTGGACGAGATCTGCTCCCGCTGCACCAGCGCCAACCGCCGCCTCGACGCCGAGTCCGACTCCTTCGACCGGCTGCGCGACATCAAGGTCAACGGCGCCGGGATACTCGCCCGGGCCGAGGCCGCCGCCACGGCCCTCACCCCCCGCCTCGACGCCGCCGAGGCCGCGCTCGCCGCCCTCGCCGACCGCTGCGCCGACCGTGCGATCGACACCGTCGCCCGCCACCCCGCCGAGGCCCGTGACCGCCTCGCCTTCGCCACCGCCGCCCTCACCGAGGCCCGCGACGCCCTGGCCGACCGGGACGGCGACCGGGCGGCCATCTCCCTGCGGGCCGCCGAGGCCGCCCTGTCCCAGGCCCGCACCCTCGCCACCGCCGTGCTGCGCCGGGCCAACGAGCTCACCGGCGCGACCGCACGGCTGCACGCCGCCCTGGCCGACGCCAAGGCCGCCCCCGTCCCCGCGGGTGACCTCGACCTGCAGACCGCACGGGCCACCGAGGTGCTGGCCGAAGCGGAACGGGAGATGGCGACCGGCCGCTACGACCCGGGGACCCTGCTGCGCCGGGTCGAGGAGTCGGCGGCGCTGCTCGACGCGGCCTCCGGCATGCCGCCGGGCCGCAGCGAGCAGCGCCGACGGGCACGGCTCGCGCGGGCGATGCCCGCCACGCGGGGCGAAGTGGCGGCGGCACGGGACTTCATCAGCACCCACCGGGGCGCGATCGGCAGCCGCGCCCGCACCCGGCTGGCCGAGGCCGAGCGCCATCTGTCCCTGGCCGATTCCCTGGCCGGAACGGACGGGGCCGCCGCCCTGCGCGAGACGGGGGAGGCCGACTCCCTGGCCCGCCAGGCACGGGCCCTGGCCGAACACGACGTCGGCAGCTACGGCACCCCCTACGATCCGGCGACCCCGCGCCCCACCCGCGCCCTGGGCGGGGCCCTCCTCGGCGGCATCATCCTCGCGGGCCTCCTCCCCGCGTCCTTCGGCGGCGGGGCGACACGGGGACGGCTGGCGGGCTGA